The window CCGAATACAGCGCGTGGCGTTTGTGCCCATGCCGAGGGCGCAGCGCATGCCGGCGCACCAGCCCGTGTATCACCATGCAGATCACCAGCAACACCGTGCAGATCAGCGCCTGCCGCAAGGCGGTGCTGGTGTCACCAGCGGAGAAGAACGTGGCGAACAGCGACACCGCCACCAGCATCAGCGCCGGGACATACCAGTAGGTGCCGAGGATCTCGATGGTGTCGCTCAGTGCACGGCGGGTCAGGCGACGCGGCAGCGGCTGGTTGCGGATCAAGTGGGCGATGGGGCGACGGAACCGCAGGATAAACAGCCCGCTGAACAGCGCCGCCATGACGTTGGCGCAGGTCGCGGCGGTGTGGGCCAGATGTATGCCGAGGCTGGCGATCAGGCGCGGATCGCTGAGTGCCTCGCCAAAGGCCGCGAAACTGCCGATCAGCCACAACGGCCGGAACGCTTGATGGCGCAGGATATACAAAGCCTTGTGGCGATGCGGGCCATCAAGAACAGAAAACGCTATCACGCAAATCGCAGAAAACAGGGTGCCGACTACCAACGCATAGGCCAAGACCATGGCCAGGTCCTTGCCCAGTGACGAAGGCAGGTTGTAGCTCAGGTAAACGGTGAACACTAACGCAATCAGCCACGGCCCCAGCTTGCGCAGGGCGAAGCGCAGCAGGTCCAGGGTTCGGGGATTGCGCGGTAATTCCTCTGATAAACCAAAGCGCACCCGCACCCAGTGGCTGAGCCACATCAGCGCCGCCGCCAGCAGGCTCCAGAGCAGTAGCACAAGCGCGAAGCCGACGATCACCGGCAACCATTGATTGGCGGGCAGGAGCAGGGCAACGAACTCGTCCTGGGCCAGATCGATTTCCTCGGACCAGCGAGTGAGGGGGCTGTCTGCGCCAGAGAACTTCTTCTCCAACTCACCCAGGCTGCTGCCGATCAACCCCAGCACGCCTTGATCGCTGCCGGGCTGGGCTTTTTTCGTTGCGTCGCGAAGTTTTTTCAGATCGGTGAGCAACTGGGCGCGCTGCTGATCGTTCTCCAGGCTTTTGATCACCTCATCCAGAGACTGACCCAGCGGCTCTTGTGCCTGGGGCTGAGTTTTCGACCCGCCCCCCAGGACACCCGGCAAGGCGACGGCTTGGGCGGCATTGAGCGGCAGCAGTGCCAGCAGGCAGACCAGAAACAGGCGTTGGAGCAGGGAAAAGCAGGGGGAAGCGGTCACCGGGCTGTAAACCTCGAATCGACATCGGTACGCCGCAAGCCGAACGGCCGGGCATGAATGAACAATGAGTTTACGAGTGGTGCGCGCGCTTTGCGAGTCGCAATTCAGCCCTGCGGCCCACGTGATCCGTGAGGTCGTGACTCACGTGAGCTTTTCCAGAATCTTCCAGCACGCCGTCCCGATCAGAGACATCACGCCCAGCCAGATCATCAGCACACCCACTGGGCGCTCCTGAAAGCTATAACCCACACACAGCAACAGCATCCCGCCGGTTACCGGCAGCAGCAGTGTGAAAAACGCATCCATTGCATCGCACCTCATGAGGGCGGGATGCCTTCAGTGTAGGTGGAATTTGTAGATACGATCTTGGTGTGCTCTTGCGGATTGTGCCCATTAAACCTAATCAGGTCTTGCATTGAACACCGTCAGCACGTTCATCAGATTCGTCACGTCGTGGATCGAGTGAGTGGCGAGCGGACTGATTCAAGGTACCGGTCGTTTTAACGTGAGGAGTTAATATTCCAAGGTCGATAATTACCCGGCCACTGGAGTGTAACGTGTAGTGAGGGTTATATATTTTATGGGTATAGATTCTGCGGGGGGTATTTACAACGGATCTAGCTTTTGATCGGCTCACAATTGCCTCGGTACGCTTTTTATTCTTCAATCGTGTGACCACAAACAGTCACGTTCAAGGAGATGAATAATGACTGCTCAAAGAGAAAGTGTTTTGCCAGCCCCCACACTGCCACAGGCCGTCGATGGAGCGTTAAGCCTGACCGTAATACAGAAAGATGGGATTGTTGTGCGAGTACCCCTTTATAGCAATATAAAAGAGGGAGATCAGGTGTCTACTCCTTTTGAAGGATTGCCGAAAGCGCCCCTTGTACAGTTCCCACCCGTTCATGTGGTAACGGCTGCTGACATTGCCAATGGACTGATGAATCTGACTTTGCCACCCGGTTATGTATGGAAGGAGTGGAGAACATTTGAAACTTATTATCATATCGCCAGCTCCGATGGTCTGGCGGACTCCCCTAAGATTAAAGTTGATGTGAAGCAATAGCTGTAGCTTATAAGTATCTTGCCTGGGTAGTAGAAGATGATGCGGCGTTATTAAGTGCTGATCACACCTCTTTGGGTATGATCAGCACTTCGATGGGTTAAGGCAACTCATGACTCGCATAAAACGCGCCCAGCACTTTCACCAGATGCGCCAGGTCATGGCTCCCCGCCAGTTCGCGGATCGAATGCATGGCGAAGGTCGGCAGGCCGATGTCTACGGTGCGCACGCCCAGGTGGCTGGCGGTGATCGGGCCGATGGTTGAGCCGCAGGCCATGTCGCTGCGCACCACGAAGCTCTGCACCGGCACTTCTTCGGCCATACACAGGTGGCGGAAGAACCCGGCGGTTTCGCTGTTGGTCGCGTAGCGCTGGTTGCTGTTGACCTTGATCACCGGGCCAGCGTTGAGTTTCGGGCCGTGGTTGGCGTCGTGTTTCTCGGCGTAATTAGGGTGGATGCCGTGGGCGTTGTCGGCCGAGACCAGCAACGACTTCTGGATGGTGCGCACGTAATCGGCGCCATCGGGCAGCAGGCGCTGAATGATCTGCTCCAGCATCGGGCCGTCTGCGCCGCAGGTTGACGACGAGCCCACTTCTTCGTGGTCGGTGCAGACCAGCAGGCAGGTTTCGTCGGTGTCCGTACCCAGCAGCGCTTGCAGACCGGCGTAGCAGGACAGCAGGTTATCAAGGCGCGCCCCGGCGATGAAGTCGGCATTGAGCCCGACCACCGCAGCGCTTTGCGTATCGTAGAAGCTCAGCTCGTAATCAAGCACCACGTCGGCGTTCAGACCGTGCTCGCGGGCCAGTTGGTCGGTGAGCAGGGCGCGGAAGTCGGCGCGTTCGTCGCCGGCTACCTGGGCCAGGATCGGCGGCAGCTCGGTCTGCGGGTTGATCGTCCAGCCTTCATTGGCGGTGCGATTGAGGTGGATCGCCAGGTTCGGGATCACCGCAATCGGCAGTTTGAAATCGATCAACTGGCTTTCGACCTTGCCGTCACGACGGAATGTCACCCGACCGGCCAGGGACAGGTCGCGGTCAAACCATGGGGCAAGCAATGCGCCGCCGTAAACTTCGACACCCAGTTGCCAGAAACCCTGGCGTTGCAGCTCAGGTTGCGGCTTGACCCGCAGGCACGGGCTGTCAGTGTGGGCGCCGACCATGCGAATACCGCCGGTCAGCGGCGATTGCCGACCCAGGCGAAACGCCACAATGGAGGAGTCGTTACGGGTGACGTAGTACTTGCCCCCGGTTTCAGTCGCCCAGGTTTCGCGCTCGTCCAGACGCTGGAAGCCAGACGCTTCAAGGTGTTGAACGAGAGTGGCAGTGGCATGGAACGGGGTAGGGGAGGCCTTGAGGAAGTCGATCAGGCCTTGGTTCAACTCTTCGCGCATAAATAGCTCCAGACAGCAATGGCGGGAGTTTACCGTATTGATCTGTGTCGTGTTGTTGCGGGTGTGCTTATCTGCGCAAGAACGCAAGACCTGTAAATACTCTGTTGGGAGTGCCCTGATACCATGTATTTCCAGCAGCGGCGGCGACGCTGATTCACCT of the Paucimonas lemoignei genome contains:
- the mscS_2 gene encoding mechanosensitive ion channel MscS, which produces MTASPCFSLLQRLFLVCLLALLPLNAAQAVALPGVLGGGSKTQPQAQEPLGQSLDEVIKSLENDQQRAQLLTDLKKLRDATKKAQPGSDQGVLGLIGSSLGELEKKFSGADSPLTRWSEEIDLAQDEFVALLLPANQWLPVIVGFALVLLLWSLLAAALMWLSHWVRVRFGLSEELPRNPRTLDLLRFALRKLGPWLIALVFTVYLSYNLPSSLGKDLAMVLAYALVVGTLFSAICVIAFSVLDGPHRHKALYILRHQAFRPLWLIGSFAAFGEALSDPRLIASLGIHLAHTAATCANVMAALFSGLFILRFRRPIAHLIRNQPLPRRLTRRALSDTIEILGTYWYVPALMLVAVSLFATFFSAGDTSTALRQALICTVLLVICMVIHGLVRRHALRPRHGHKRHALYSDRLNNFFYTLVHLLVWVVFIELGLRVWGLSLIRFADGDGHDISVKLFSLIATLLFAWLVWIVSDTAVHHALTRSRKGVANARAQTMMPLIRNVLFVAIFIIALIVALANMGMNVTPLLAGAGVIGLAIGFGAQSLVADLITGLFIIIEDSLAIDDYVDVGGHLGTVEGLTIRTVRLRDIDGIVHTIPFSEIKSIQNYSREFGYAIFRIAIPANMKIDDALKLIRDVGTKMRADPLQRRNIWSPLEFQGVESFESGNAILRARFKTAPIKQWEVSRAFNLSLKRHLDEAGMDLATPRLSVQVMTAGGAKVEPDSAATL
- the apeB gene encoding aminopeptidase 2, with the translated sequence MREELNQGLIDFLKASPTPFHATATLVQHLEASGFQRLDERETWATETGGKYYVTRNDSSIVAFRLGRQSPLTGGIRMVGAHTDSPCLRVKPQPELQRQGFWQLGVEVYGGALLAPWFDRDLSLAGRVTFRRDGKVESQLIDFKLPIAVIPNLAIHLNRTANEGWTINPQTELPPILAQVAGDERADFRALLTDQLAREHGLNADVVLDYELSFYDTQSAAVVGLNADFIAGARLDNLLSCYAGLQALLGTDTDETCLLVCTDHEEVGSSSTCGADGPMLEQIIQRLLPDGADYVRTIQKSLLVSADNAHGIHPNYAEKHDANHGPKLNAGPVIKVNSNQRYATNSETAGFFRHLCMAEEVPVQSFVVRSDMACGSTIGPITASHLGVRTVDIGLPTFAMHSIRELAGSHDLAHLVKVLGAFYASHELP